In a genomic window of Bordetella petrii:
- a CDS encoding Bug family tripartite tricarboxylate transporter substrate binding protein has protein sequence MSIPFLSKPLRACLAAATLAVAASPAGALAADYPDRPITLLVPAAPGGTTDLAARLIAQPLGEALGQSVVVENKPGASGAIASQAVAKAAPDGYTLLLQYSGYNAISPHVQPPQGWDPIKDFAPIANILSAPQVIVVRPSLPVHSLKELVAYAKANPDKLNYASSGNGALQHVATELLKQMAGINMTHIPYKGTGPALTDLLGGAVDLTITTPPPLIPHIKTGKLRALAVTGPKRLDSLPDVPTAAEAGYPDLLVSSWFAMYAPANTPQAVVDKLAGTIEGIMKTPEFRKKAAEQGAEAEFMDPAKLGEYTQQEYDRWGKVVKAAGIKAN, from the coding sequence ATGAGCATCCCCTTCCTGTCGAAACCGCTGCGCGCCTGCCTGGCCGCCGCCACCCTGGCGGTTGCCGCCAGCCCCGCCGGCGCGCTGGCGGCCGATTATCCCGACCGCCCCATCACGCTGCTGGTGCCGGCCGCGCCTGGCGGCACGACCGACCTGGCTGCCCGCCTGATCGCCCAACCCCTGGGCGAGGCCCTGGGCCAGAGCGTGGTCGTGGAAAACAAGCCCGGCGCGTCGGGCGCCATTGCTTCGCAGGCCGTGGCCAAGGCCGCGCCCGACGGCTACACGCTGCTGCTGCAGTACTCGGGCTATAACGCCATTTCTCCGCACGTGCAGCCTCCGCAAGGCTGGGATCCCATCAAGGATTTCGCGCCCATCGCCAACATCCTGTCGGCCCCGCAGGTGATCGTGGTGCGTCCCAGCCTGCCGGTGCATTCGCTAAAAGAACTGGTGGCCTACGCCAAGGCCAATCCCGACAAGCTGAACTACGCCTCGTCGGGTAACGGCGCGCTGCAGCACGTAGCCACCGAGCTGCTCAAGCAGATGGCCGGCATCAACATGACCCACATCCCCTACAAGGGCACCGGTCCCGCGCTGACCGACCTGCTGGGCGGCGCCGTCGACCTGACCATCACCACCCCGCCGCCGCTGATTCCCCACATCAAGACGGGCAAGCTGCGCGCGCTGGCCGTCACCGGCCCGAAACGCCTGGATTCGCTGCCCGATGTGCCGACGGCCGCGGAAGCCGGTTACCCCGACCTGCTGGTGTCGTCGTGGTTCGCGATGTACGCGCCGGCCAACACGCCGCAGGCGGTGGTGGACAAGCTGGCCGGCACGATCGAGGGCATCATGAAGACCCCCGAGTTCAGGAAGAAGGCCGCCGAGCAGGGCGCCGAAGCCGAATTCATGGACCCGGCCAAACTGGGCGAATACACCCAGCAAGAATACGATCGCTGGGGCAAAGTCGTGAAAGCCGCTGGAATCAAGGCCAACTAA